A genome region from Dolichospermum compactum NIES-806 includes the following:
- a CDS encoding cytochrome c oxidase subunit II — protein sequence MKIPNAIWTLLIGIVLTLASLWYGQNHGLLPVAASDEAPLVDGLFNTMMTVSTGIFLIVEGVLIYAVIRYRRRAGDNEDGPAIEGNVPLEILWTAIPAIIVIGISLYSFDVYNNMGGFDPHSAHAAPMMENAMNMPGTAMAATVQVSQLNTNSDEVKKPPELTINVTGIQYAWLFNYPDKDVTTGELHLPIGKTVEINMTANDVIHAFWIPEFRVKQDAIPGRQTHLRFTPRKAGDYDLICAELCGPYHGVMKSQVVVETQEAFDSWMQEQLIAGKDIPNQAVAVNSMSMTADEFLSPYTHDMGIHSEILHQIK from the coding sequence GTGAAAATTCCAAATGCAATCTGGACATTACTCATTGGCATTGTCCTCACACTTGCCAGTCTCTGGTACGGTCAAAATCACGGTCTGTTACCTGTAGCGGCCTCCGACGAAGCCCCTTTGGTAGATGGTCTATTCAACACCATGATGACTGTTTCTACAGGCATATTTTTGATTGTTGAAGGTGTTTTAATTTACGCTGTTATTAGATATCGTCGTCGGGCTGGAGACAATGAAGATGGGCCAGCCATTGAAGGTAATGTACCTCTAGAGATACTGTGGACAGCGATCCCCGCAATTATCGTTATCGGTATTTCTCTCTACAGTTTTGATGTGTATAACAACATGGGTGGTTTTGATCCCCATTCGGCTCATGCTGCCCCGATGATGGAAAATGCCATGAATATGCCGGGAACGGCAATGGCTGCGACTGTACAAGTGTCACAGTTAAATACAAATTCTGATGAAGTTAAAAAACCGCCAGAATTAACCATTAACGTCACTGGAATCCAATATGCTTGGTTATTCAACTATCCAGATAAGGACGTAACAACGGGTGAACTGCATTTACCCATTGGCAAAACAGTGGAAATCAATATGACAGCTAACGATGTCATCCACGCCTTTTGGATTCCTGAATTTCGGGTGAAACAGGATGCTATTCCTGGTAGACAAACCCATTTGCGATTTACTCCCAGAAAAGCGGGTGATTATGACCTAATTTGTGCTGAATTGTGTGGACCATATCACGGAGTGATGAAAAGCCAAGTAGTTGTGGAAACACAGGAAGCTTTTGATAGTTGGATGCAAGAACAGCTAATTGCTGGTAAAGATATTCCTAATCAAGCGGTAGCTGTGAATTCTATGTCCATGACTGCTGACGAATTTCTCTCTCCTTACACTCACGATATGGGCATTCACTCAGAAATTCTGCATCAAATTAAGTAG
- a CDS encoding heme o synthase → MIETNVSRRQHDTFLQVVQSYYQLTKPRIIPLLLITTAGSMWIAAKGEVDPWLLIITMIGGTLAAASAQTINCIYDRDIDYDMERTRHRPMPSGKIQPRDALIFAIALAVLSFTLLTVCANLLAAFLAFSGIIFYVLVYTHWLKRHSTQNIVIGGAAGAIPALVGWAAVTDTLSWAAWLIFAIVFLWTPPHFWALALMIRDDYAKVGIPMLPVVVGDEATVRQIWFYTVITVTATILLFYPLRASGIVYAVIALTLGGVFVHKSWRLLQNPEDKTIARELFLYSISYMMLLCLAMVVDSLPITHHLVSTVLHQLHL, encoded by the coding sequence ATGATTGAGACTAATGTCTCTCGTCGTCAACACGACACATTTCTCCAAGTCGTTCAAAGTTACTACCAGCTAACCAAACCCCGAATTATTCCCCTACTGTTAATTACCACTGCTGGGAGTATGTGGATAGCCGCAAAGGGTGAGGTAGATCCTTGGTTGTTAATTATTACCATGATTGGTGGAACTTTAGCCGCAGCGAGCGCCCAAACCATTAACTGTATCTATGACCGAGATATAGATTATGACATGGAGCGGACACGCCATCGTCCTATGCCCTCTGGGAAAATCCAACCCCGGGATGCGTTAATTTTTGCGATCGCCCTGGCTGTACTTTCTTTTACCCTCCTCACAGTATGCGCCAATCTTCTAGCAGCATTTTTAGCCTTCTCTGGCATCATCTTTTATGTTTTAGTCTATACTCACTGGCTCAAACGTCATAGCACCCAAAATATCGTCATTGGTGGTGCCGCAGGGGCAATTCCCGCTTTAGTTGGTTGGGCAGCAGTCACAGATACTTTAAGCTGGGCAGCTTGGCTAATTTTTGCGATCGTCTTTTTGTGGACACCCCCCCATTTCTGGGCTTTGGCACTTATGATTCGTGATGATTACGCCAAGGTAGGCATCCCCATGTTACCCGTAGTCGTAGGTGACGAAGCAACCGTCAGGCAAATTTGGTTTTATACAGTAATTACTGTCACAGCCACCATCCTGCTGTTTTATCCCCTACGCGCCAGTGGCATTGTCTATGCTGTTATTGCCTTGACTTTAGGTGGAGTATTTGTCCATAAGTCTTGGCGCTTACTGCAAAATCCCGAAGATAAAACCATCGCCCGCGAGTTATTTTTGTATTCCATTTCCTACATGATGCTATTGTGTTTGGCAATGGTGGTAGATAGTTTACCCATTACTCATCATTTAGTGAGTACAGTGCTTCATCAATTGCACTTGTAG
- the tnpA gene encoding IS200/IS605 family transposase → MKNDFVLKGRSVSDLKVHLVLTTKYRRKAFTGEMLRRLHVILEELLVKWDCKLVEFNGEEDHIHCLFQYHPDLELSKLINNLKSVSSRKLRQEFSEHLAKIYWKDVFWNGSYFVASCGGVTISTLRKYIENQNSPEE, encoded by the coding sequence ATGAAAAATGATTTTGTCTTAAAGGGAAGGTCGGTCAGCGACTTAAAAGTACATCTAGTTTTAACGACAAAATATAGGCGTAAAGCCTTTACTGGAGAGATGTTACGGCGGCTGCACGTCATTTTAGAAGAGCTATTAGTTAAATGGGATTGCAAGCTTGTGGAGTTCAATGGAGAAGAGGATCATATCCATTGCTTATTTCAATACCACCCGGACTTAGAATTAAGCAAACTGATAAATAATCTTAAATCAGTTTCTTCTAGGAAGTTACGCCAAGAATTTTCGGAACATTTAGCCAAAATTTATTGGAAAGATGTTTTTTGGAATGGGTCTTATTTTGTAGCTAGTTGTGGTGGGGTAACTATCTCAACGTTACGAAAATATATTGAAAATCAAAATTCACCGGAAGAATAA
- a CDS encoding flagellar basal body-associated FliL family protein, whose amino-acid sequence MTTIFSTRKLVGIILTGLTVTSCGGGTSSNTSSDTSGNTSSDTNPKTLTINVPSLGYSATLDKTTTAADIGRVRLELREQCRNIFTVGSRSQARCLTEVSEAAQAAVIFINS is encoded by the coding sequence ATGACAACGATTTTTTCTACCCGCAAGCTAGTGGGAATTATACTCACTGGTTTAACAGTAACTTCCTGTGGTGGGGGTACATCTAGTAATACATCTAGTGATACATCTGGTAATACATCTAGTGATACTAACCCAAAGACCTTAACTATTAATGTTCCTTCATTAGGTTATTCGGCAACCTTGGATAAGACTACAACTGCTGCTGATATTGGTAGGGTACGATTAGAGCTAAGAGAACAGTGTAGAAACATCTTTACTGTTGGTAGTCGTTCACAAGCCAGGTGCTTGACTGAAGTTTCGGAAGCAGCACAAGCAGCGGTCATTTTCATTAACAGTTAA
- a CDS encoding RNA-guided endonuclease InsQ/TnpB family protein, whose amino-acid sequence MRTSYQYKIKPTKEQAEKIDKTLEMLRYQYNYLLAQRFHWYEQNRSPIDKCSIFVCYLPELKDKPNYYSQKASLTQLKKDRPWYTTIHSQVLQEVPKKVELAFDRWLKGDVNGKKSGKPRFKGAGQYKTFTFPQFKQHHFVNNRITLSKIGDIKVIVHRQIPDGFNIKTVSVTKKADGYYVTLSLDDKTVPTIKPDFNANNIVGIDVGLIDFIVTSDDERIAAPKFLRKAERKLQSAQRRVSRKKKGSNRRKKAIKKLGIQHKKVSDTRKDFHFKTANNLLKKYDVVAVEKLNIKGLARTRLAKSINDAGWGQLISILTVKAENAGLKVIAVNPNGTSQECSSCGNKVKKPLSQRTHNCPNCKVSLCRDLNASINIKNRGTHGLKAQSMSS is encoded by the coding sequence GTGCGGACATCCTACCAATACAAAATTAAACCAACAAAAGAGCAAGCAGAAAAGATTGATAAAACACTAGAAATGTTGCGGTATCAATATAATTATTTGCTGGCTCAACGGTTTCATTGGTATGAACAAAACCGTTCTCCTATTGATAAATGTTCCATTTTCGTTTGCTATCTACCAGAACTCAAGGATAAACCAAATTATTACAGTCAAAAAGCATCATTAACTCAACTTAAAAAAGACCGTCCTTGGTACACAACAATTCATTCTCAGGTGCTACAGGAAGTCCCTAAAAAAGTTGAGTTAGCCTTTGACCGATGGTTAAAAGGCGATGTAAATGGTAAGAAATCTGGAAAACCTAGATTTAAAGGTGCGGGGCAATATAAAACTTTCACTTTCCCCCAATTCAAGCAACATCACTTTGTTAATAACAGAATCACGTTATCAAAAATAGGTGATATTAAAGTAATTGTTCATCGTCAAATACCCGATGGGTTTAATATTAAAACTGTGTCTGTCACTAAAAAAGCAGACGGGTATTATGTAACTCTAAGTCTTGACGACAAAACAGTTCCAACGATTAAACCTGATTTTAATGCTAATAATATTGTTGGTATTGATGTAGGTTTAATAGATTTTATCGTCACTTCAGACGATGAAAGAATTGCCGCCCCTAAGTTTTTGCGTAAAGCTGAACGTAAATTACAGTCAGCACAACGTCGTGTTTCTCGTAAGAAGAAAGGATCTAATCGTCGTAAAAAAGCTATTAAAAAACTGGGTATTCAACACAAGAAAGTATCAGATACCCGCAAAGATTTTCATTTTAAAACTGCAAACAATCTACTGAAAAAATATGATGTAGTAGCTGTTGAAAAGTTAAACATCAAGGGACTTGCTAGAACAAGATTGGCAAAAAGTATTAACGATGCGGGTTGGGGACAACTTATTTCAATACTAACAGTCAAAGCCGAAAATGCTGGGCTGAAAGTAATCGCTGTAAATCCAAACGGAACAAGCCAAGAATGCTCTAGTTGTGGTAACAAAGTTAAAAAGCCGCTATCCCAAAGAACGCACAATTGCCCTAACTGTAAGGTCAGTTTGTGCCGGGATTTGAATGCTTCAATTAATATCAAGAACCGTGGGACACACGGTCTTAAAGCTCAGTCAATGTCTTCATAG
- a CDS encoding divergent PAP2 family protein, with amino-acid sequence MQDIGEIINNRVLLVALVACFVAQGLKLIVELIKHRKLNVRVLVTTGGMPSAHSALVTALADGVGQTLGWASPEFALATVFAIIVMYDAAGVRQAAGKQAKILNQMIDELFHEKPDFFQDRLKELLGHTPVQVIAGSVLGVAISWLARAVY; translated from the coding sequence ATGCAGGACATAGGCGAAATTATCAACAACCGCGTACTGCTGGTTGCGCTTGTAGCTTGTTTTGTAGCTCAAGGATTAAAGCTTATCGTTGAGCTAATTAAACATCGGAAATTAAATGTGCGTGTTTTAGTGACTACTGGAGGTATGCCCAGCGCCCATTCAGCCCTAGTAACAGCCCTAGCAGACGGTGTAGGTCAGACTTTAGGTTGGGCATCCCCAGAATTTGCTCTAGCTACAGTTTTTGCTATCATCGTTATGTACGATGCCGCTGGAGTGCGTCAAGCTGCTGGCAAGCAAGCAAAAATACTCAATCAAATGATTGATGAATTATTTCATGAAAAACCGGACTTTTTTCAAGACCGTCTCAAGGAATTATTAGGACATACACCAGTTCAAGTCATTGCTGGTTCAGTTTTAGGTGTAGCTATTTCTTGGTTAGCGCGGGCTGTATATTAG
- a CDS encoding nuclear transport factor 2 family protein: MTSQQPKNLPLWVQDRAKVIAASTDAQWRNQKPPDYSRSLQNLAKESIHHHLEGTLEAIVENLVRTFEMEVSWKTNPAQWLSIVNDKFRVTSNGGQEYTAAELGKSGTYNLFMADSEHYKASEESFESSHDIFHSTFPQGFPWEVLAVYSGPPNVTFKWRHWGHFQGKYKDYAPTGKTVEIIGMSVAQVTEDLKIVSLEHYFDNALFLESLTAGGKLENSENKGSGCPFGSWFQGLKKS, encoded by the coding sequence ATGACTTCTCAACAGCCTAAGAATCTGCCCTTGTGGGTACAAGATAGAGCTAAAGTTATTGCAGCCAGCACTGATGCTCAATGGCGCAATCAAAAACCCCCTGACTATAGCCGTTCTTTGCAAAACCTAGCCAAAGAGAGCATCCACCATCATCTAGAAGGTACACTGGAAGCTATTGTCGAAAACCTGGTAAGAACCTTTGAAATGGAAGTGTCATGGAAAACTAACCCCGCACAGTGGTTATCTATCGTCAATGACAAATTCCGGGTAACAAGCAATGGGGGTCAAGAATACACCGCTGCCGAGTTAGGAAAATCAGGTACTTATAATTTATTTATGGCTGATTCTGAACATTACAAGGCTTCAGAAGAAAGTTTTGAATCTTCCCATGATATCTTTCATAGTACCTTCCCCCAAGGATTTCCCTGGGAAGTATTGGCAGTTTATTCAGGTCCCCCAAATGTTACATTTAAATGGAGACACTGGGGACATTTTCAGGGTAAATATAAAGATTATGCACCCACAGGTAAAACAGTAGAAATTATCGGTATGAGTGTTGCTCAAGTTACCGAAGATTTAAAAATTGTTTCCTTAGAACACTATTTTGATAATGCCCTATTTTTAGAAAGCCTGACAGCAGGTGGCAAACTAGAAAATAGTGAAAATAAGGGCAGTGGTTGTCCTTTTGGTTCTTGGTTTCAGGGATTGAAGAAAAGTTAA
- a CDS encoding MgPME-cyclase complex family protein yields MKTYYYVLASQHFLMEEEPIEEVLKERTRNYHEQEKEIDFWLVKQPAFLEAAEMKDIKKKCPQPAAAIISTNSQFITWLKLRLEYVITAEFSAPSDSIPNPLASLSTVSS; encoded by the coding sequence ATGAAAACATACTATTACGTTTTGGCCAGTCAACACTTTCTTATGGAAGAAGAACCGATAGAAGAAGTTCTCAAAGAACGGACTCGTAACTATCATGAACAAGAAAAAGAAATTGATTTTTGGCTAGTTAAGCAACCCGCTTTTTTAGAAGCAGCAGAAATGAAAGATATTAAAAAGAAATGTCCTCAACCTGCGGCAGCTATTATTTCCACCAATTCCCAATTTATTACCTGGCTAAAACTGCGGTTAGAGTATGTGATTACTGCCGAATTTTCCGCCCCTTCTGATAGCATACCCAATCCTTTAGCATCTCTCAGTACAGTTTCTTCATAG
- the crtE gene encoding geranylgeranyl diphosphate synthase CrtE encodes MVATDKRLETPKKSESASFNLATYLKERQQLCEQALDNSITVVYPEKIYEAMRYSLLAGGKRVRPILCLATADMIGGTIEMAMPTACAVEMIHTMSLIHDDLPAMDNDDYRRGKLTNHKVYGEDVAILAGDGLLALAFEHVATQTPANVPRDRVLQVIIRLGKALGAAGLVGGQVVDLESEGKSDISLETLNFIHNHKTAALLEACVVCGGIIAGASAEDVQKLTRYSQNIGLAFQIIDDILDITATQEQLGKTAGKDLTAQKVTYPSLWGIEESRAKAQQLVAEACAELESYGEKAIPLQALAHFITSRNH; translated from the coding sequence ATGGTAGCAACGGATAAAAGATTGGAAACCCCAAAAAAATCAGAATCGGCTAGTTTTAACCTCGCTACCTATCTCAAAGAACGACAACAGCTTTGCGAACAGGCTTTGGACAACTCCATTACCGTCGTTTATCCAGAAAAGATTTATGAAGCCATGCGCTACTCACTCTTAGCTGGAGGTAAACGAGTTCGTCCTATTCTCTGTCTCGCCACTGCTGACATGATTGGTGGCACAATAGAAATGGCCATGCCTACAGCTTGTGCCGTAGAAATGATTCATACCATGTCCTTGATTCATGATGATTTACCCGCAATGGATAACGATGATTACCGTCGCGGTAAACTCACCAATCATAAAGTTTATGGTGAAGATGTCGCTATTTTGGCAGGAGATGGTTTATTGGCTTTAGCCTTTGAACACGTAGCCACCCAAACTCCTGCAAATGTACCCAGAGATAGAGTATTACAAGTCATCATTCGCCTGGGTAAAGCATTAGGCGCGGCTGGCTTAGTCGGTGGTCAGGTAGTAGATTTAGAATCCGAAGGTAAATCCGATATTTCCTTAGAAACCCTGAATTTTATTCATAATCATAAAACAGCAGCCCTGTTAGAAGCTTGCGTAGTTTGTGGGGGAATTATTGCTGGTGCATCCGCTGAAGATGTGCAAAAATTAACGCGTTATTCTCAAAATATTGGTCTGGCTTTCCAAATCATTGATGATATTCTAGATATCACTGCTACCCAAGAGCAGTTGGGTAAAACCGCTGGTAAAGACCTGACAGCCCAGAAAGTCACCTACCCTAGTCTATGGGGAATTGAAGAATCTCGCGCCAAAGCCCAACAACTGGTTGCTGAAGCTTGTGCTGAATTAGAATCCTATGGTGAAAAAGCCATTCCTTTGCAAGCGCTCGCCCACTTTATCACCAGTCGCAATCACTAA
- a CDS encoding LptF/LptG family permease: MKKINIFTQISLLERYLVSQLITPLLFSIVIVTVVAESIGISFEQFRFLMEKRLSFDVLIYLHILKLPEFIIYSLPIATLMATIFTYQQLSRNTEIIALQNCGLSLYRLVYPAVMIGLLLTILMLILNEVVVPPANYKAAITLEKHLNISRENIRIHDIFYVQISQNNTDDIVSKSKYLKYLFYAKELTERKMKSVVLLIRDNERLKMIINSKFAECHSEEYCYFYDGNKTIINTNGSYGKNLKFHKISLYLPNISSQFKADREKLDHREMSLYQAYQQLSILETAGDHQNFIKLQVHIQKRFTSAISSTVFAFLGSAIGINLKTRTKYNSFALTLGIILLYDTFQLITGILVVSENILYGWVWLPNIVGTSIAGYLLIRKNSLSLI, translated from the coding sequence ATGAAGAAAATCAATATTTTTACTCAAATATCATTACTAGAACGCTATTTAGTCTCTCAATTAATAACCCCTTTATTATTTAGTATTGTCATTGTTACTGTGGTTGCGGAATCAATTGGTATTTCCTTTGAACAATTTAGATTTTTGATGGAGAAAAGGTTATCTTTTGATGTTCTTATATATCTTCATATCCTGAAATTACCAGAATTTATTATTTATTCCCTACCTATTGCCACTTTAATGGCAACTATTTTTACCTATCAGCAGCTATCAAGAAATACTGAAATTATTGCTTTACAAAACTGCGGGCTTAGTTTATACAGATTAGTATATCCTGCGGTAATGATAGGTTTATTATTAACAATTTTGATGTTAATCTTGAATGAAGTAGTTGTTCCTCCAGCTAACTACAAAGCAGCAATTACTCTAGAAAAACATCTAAATATTAGTAGAGAAAACATCAGAATCCATGATATATTTTATGTTCAAATATCCCAAAATAACACAGATGATATAGTTTCTAAAAGTAAATATCTTAAATACCTATTTTATGCAAAAGAATTAACCGAAAGAAAAATGAAATCTGTAGTCTTATTAATTAGAGATAATGAAAGATTAAAGATGATTATTAATTCTAAATTTGCAGAATGCCATAGTGAAGAATATTGCTATTTTTATGATGGTAATAAAACTATTATTAATACCAATGGTTCTTATGGAAAAAATCTAAAATTTCATAAAATATCTTTATATTTACCGAATATATCTTCACAATTTAAGGCAGATAGAGAAAAACTTGATCATAGAGAAATGAGTCTATATCAAGCTTATCAGCAATTGTCAATTTTGGAAACAGCGGGCGATCACCAAAATTTTATCAAACTACAAGTTCACATTCAAAAACGCTTTACCTCAGCTATTTCCTCCACTGTATTTGCCTTTTTAGGTTCAGCCATAGGCATTAACTTAAAAACAAGAACCAAATATAACAGCTTTGCCTTGACTTTGGGTATCATCCTACTGTACGATACATTTCAACTAATTACAGGTATTTTGGTTGTATCAGAAAATATCTTATATGGTTGGGTTTGGTTGCCAAATATTGTCGGTACTAGCATTGCAGGTTATTTACTAATTAGGAAAAATTCGCTGTCATTAATTTAG
- a CDS encoding COX15/CtaA family protein: MNEFVLEQQNKAATVAQQPQEMIRRLVWKICVATLILMAIGSATRVMNAGLACPDWPLCYGELVPAKQMNLQVFLEWFHRLDAALIGFSAIALCGLSWWHRQYLPKWLPWASTFALFLIVFQGILGGLTVTELLRFDIVTAHLGTALLFFTTLLIIGTSLSPYQGTGTVGKLPWVGLTAAVCVYLQSLVGALVGSRWALHQCLAGEQLCDVMYSHIFGLVPPTIATLAVVFISWRTPALHPALRKLANMAGGLLILQLLLGVATFRLHLQVEPLTVSHQAIGATLLGTLVVFTVLSLRDGLLPPSQTQ, translated from the coding sequence ATGAATGAATTTGTCCTAGAACAACAAAATAAAGCGGCCACAGTAGCACAACAGCCCCAGGAGATGATTCGTCGCTTGGTGTGGAAAATATGCGTAGCCACCTTGATTTTGATGGCTATAGGCAGTGCTACCCGCGTCATGAATGCTGGACTTGCTTGCCCTGACTGGCCTTTGTGCTATGGGGAGTTAGTTCCAGCCAAGCAAATGAATCTCCAAGTGTTTTTGGAGTGGTTTCATCGCCTGGATGCGGCTTTAATTGGTTTTAGTGCGATCGCCCTTTGTGGTTTATCCTGGTGGCATCGTCAATATTTACCCAAGTGGCTACCTTGGGCATCCACATTTGCCCTGTTTTTAATCGTATTCCAGGGGATTTTGGGAGGACTGACTGTAACTGAATTATTGCGGTTTGATATCGTTACCGCCCATTTAGGAACAGCACTACTATTTTTCACCACTTTGTTAATTATCGGTACAAGTTTGAGTCCCTATCAAGGCACGGGAACAGTAGGAAAGTTGCCTTGGGTGGGTTTAACTGCTGCTGTTTGCGTCTACTTGCAAAGTCTAGTTGGTGCTTTAGTAGGTTCGCGTTGGGCTTTACACCAATGTTTGGCAGGTGAACAACTTTGTGATGTCATGTACAGTCATATTTTTGGCTTAGTACCGCCAACCATCGCCACTTTAGCAGTTGTTTTCATTTCTTGGCGCACACCAGCGCTGCATCCAGCTTTGCGAAAACTAGCAAATATGGCTGGTGGCTTGTTGATTTTACAACTCCTCTTGGGTGTGGCTACCTTCCGGTTACATTTACAAGTTGAACCTCTCACTGTTTCTCACCAAGCTATCGGTGCGACTTTACTGGGGACTTTGGTAGTATTTACAGTTTTATCACTGCGGGATGGTTTACTTCCTCCGTCACAAACACAGTAA
- the folD gene encoding bifunctional methylenetetrahydrofolate dehydrogenase/methenyltetrahydrofolate cyclohydrolase FolD, protein MKQTAKILDGKALADKIQQELSETIAKLQGKIGRSPGLAVLMVGDNPASAAYVRNKEKSCAKVGITSFGKHFPTQTSQTELEEVIAQLNEDDQVDGILVQLPLPNHLDAVSLLHQIAPDKDADGLHPVNLGRLVRGETGLRSCTPAGVMRLLAEYKIPLQGKKAVVVGRSILVGKPMALMLLEANATVTIAHSKTQDLQDITKDADILIAATGIPGMINAQMVKPGAIVVDVGINRVTDSNGKSRLVGDVQFEAIANVAECITPVPGGIGPMTVAMLLQNTVSSYLQTTGN, encoded by the coding sequence ATGAAACAAACTGCGAAAATCCTCGATGGTAAGGCATTAGCCGATAAAATTCAGCAAGAACTTAGTGAGACAATTGCCAAATTACAAGGTAAAATAGGGCGATCGCCTGGATTAGCGGTATTAATGGTGGGAGATAACCCCGCATCAGCCGCCTATGTTCGTAACAAAGAAAAATCCTGTGCCAAAGTGGGGATTACCTCTTTTGGTAAACACTTTCCTACCCAAACCAGCCAAACTGAATTAGAGGAAGTAATTGCCCAACTCAACGAAGATGATCAAGTAGACGGGATTTTGGTTCAATTACCCCTTCCCAATCATTTAGATGCTGTCAGTCTATTACATCAAATTGCACCGGATAAAGACGCTGATGGACTCCACCCCGTGAACTTAGGACGACTGGTGCGAGGGGAAACCGGTTTACGCAGTTGTACTCCTGCTGGTGTGATGCGATTGTTAGCAGAATATAAAATTCCTTTACAGGGGAAAAAAGCCGTAGTGGTAGGCCGGAGTATTTTAGTAGGGAAACCGATGGCTTTGATGCTGCTAGAAGCTAATGCTACAGTCACGATTGCCCATTCCAAAACCCAGGATTTACAAGATATTACCAAAGATGCGGATATTCTCATTGCTGCTACTGGTATTCCCGGAATGATTAATGCCCAGATGGTAAAACCGGGCGCAATTGTGGTAGATGTGGGAATAAATCGGGTTACAGATAGCAATGGCAAAAGTCGGTTAGTTGGTGACGTTCAGTTTGAAGCGATCGCTAATGTGGCAGAATGTATTACCCCTGTTCCCGGTGGTATTGGTCCGATGACAGTAGCCATGTTATTGCAAAATACTGTTTCTAGCTATTTACAAACAACAGGCAACTGA